The Arthrobacter russicus genome has a segment encoding these proteins:
- a CDS encoding enolase C-terminal domain-like protein — protein MSRIIALDISDVRFPTSRDLDGSDAMNADPDYSAAYLRIRTDAADGLEGHGFVFTIGRGNEVEAAAIAALSPMLLEREVEPMLDDMGAVWREFVHDSQLRWLGPEKGVMHMAIGAVVNALWDLKAKRAGLPLWQLLSRMSPEELVGLVDFRYLSDALTPEEALQILRAAEPGRAEREQRLVAEGYPGYTTTPGWLGYSDEKLVRLAREAVADGYAQIKLKVGADVDDDVRRLRLARETVGPDIRIAVDANQRWDVAEAIEWVKRLAPFDIAWVEEPTSPDDILGHAAIARGIAPIPVATGEHVQNRIVFKQMLQAQSLQILQIDATRVAGVNENIAILLLAAKFQVPVCPHAGGVGLCEAVQHLSMFDFVAVSGSKTDRMIEAVTHLHEHFVTPIELRAGNYWPPQAPGAGTEMKRDSLEQFSYPDGPVWREAVFQNVWS, from the coding sequence TTGAGCCGAATCATTGCCCTCGACATATCCGACGTCCGATTTCCCACGTCCAGAGATCTGGACGGTTCCGATGCCATGAACGCCGACCCCGACTATTCGGCGGCCTATCTGCGGATCCGCACCGATGCCGCGGACGGGCTCGAGGGGCACGGCTTCGTGTTCACGATCGGCCGGGGCAACGAAGTCGAAGCGGCGGCCATCGCCGCGCTTTCACCGATGCTGCTGGAGCGCGAAGTCGAGCCGATGCTCGATGACATGGGCGCCGTCTGGCGCGAATTCGTGCATGATTCGCAGCTGCGTTGGCTGGGCCCGGAAAAGGGCGTGATGCACATGGCGATTGGTGCGGTGGTCAATGCCTTGTGGGACTTGAAGGCCAAGCGTGCCGGCCTGCCGTTGTGGCAGTTGCTGTCCAGGATGAGCCCCGAAGAACTCGTGGGGCTGGTCGATTTCCGCTATCTCAGCGATGCGCTCACCCCGGAAGAAGCGCTGCAGATCCTGCGGGCCGCCGAACCCGGGCGGGCGGAACGGGAGCAGCGGTTGGTCGCCGAGGGCTATCCGGGCTACACCACGACGCCGGGTTGGCTGGGCTACTCCGATGAGAAACTGGTCCGGCTGGCCCGCGAGGCAGTTGCCGACGGCTATGCGCAGATCAAGCTCAAGGTCGGCGCCGATGTCGACGACGACGTCCGCCGGCTCCGGCTCGCCCGGGAAACGGTCGGACCGGACATCCGGATCGCGGTGGACGCGAACCAGCGCTGGGACGTCGCCGAAGCGATCGAATGGGTGAAACGGCTGGCCCCCTTCGACATCGCCTGGGTCGAGGAGCCGACCAGCCCCGACGACATCTTGGGCCATGCCGCGATTGCGCGGGGGATCGCGCCGATCCCGGTGGCCACCGGAGAACACGTGCAGAACCGCATCGTGTTCAAGCAGATGCTGCAGGCGCAGTCGCTGCAGATCTTGCAAATCGATGCGACCCGGGTGGCCGGGGTCAACGAAAACATCGCGATTCTGCTGCTTGCCGCCAAGTTCCAGGTCCCGGTCTGCCCGCACGCCGGAGGCGTCGGCCTCTGCGAAGCGGTGCAGCACCTGTCGATGTTCGATTTCGTCGCGGTGTCCGGCAGCAAAACTGATCGGATGATCGAGGCGGTGACCCACCTGCACGAGCATTTCGTGACCCCGATCGAGCTCCGGGCCGGCAACTACTGGCCGCCGCAGGCACCCGGTGCCGGAACCGAGATGAAGCGCGACTCGCTCGAACAGTTCAGCTATCCGGATGGTCCAGTGTGGCGTGAGGCCGTGTTCCAGAACGTCTGGTCATGA
- the lepB gene encoding signal peptidase I — MSSGEQAAESRDGRPEGGSGPEPAKPGKGRSWRWLKEIAIVVVIAVALSFVVKTFLFRPFFIPSPSMEQTLLVGDRIFANQIGPNFTGYQRGDIVVFKDTQGWLPQETEPAPNIVESALVFIGLAPDPSNDYLIKRIIGVPGDRVSCCDAQGRISINGKAVDESYAVPTPPEALVPFDVQVPADEYWVMGDNRPDSADSRFHPDAPLKGFIARKDIVGTASVIAWPLNRIRVLGTDKADY; from the coding sequence ATGAGCAGCGGCGAACAAGCAGCAGAGTCCCGCGACGGACGTCCCGAGGGTGGATCCGGGCCGGAGCCCGCGAAGCCGGGCAAAGGCAGATCGTGGCGCTGGTTGAAAGAGATCGCGATCGTCGTGGTGATCGCTGTGGCGCTTTCCTTCGTGGTCAAGACCTTCCTGTTCCGGCCGTTTTTCATCCCGTCCCCGTCCATGGAGCAAACCCTGCTGGTCGGGGATCGGATCTTTGCCAACCAGATCGGCCCGAACTTCACCGGTTATCAGCGCGGCGACATTGTGGTGTTCAAGGACACCCAAGGCTGGCTGCCGCAAGAAACGGAGCCGGCGCCGAACATCGTCGAAAGCGCGTTGGTGTTCATCGGCCTGGCGCCTGACCCGTCCAACGACTACTTGATCAAGCGGATCATCGGGGTGCCCGGTGACCGGGTGAGCTGCTGCGATGCGCAGGGCCGGATTTCGATCAATGGAAAAGCCGTGGACGAGAGCTATGCGGTGCCGACACCGCCCGAGGCTTTGGTGCCGTTCGACGTGCAGGTACCGGCCGACGAGTACTGGGTGATGGGCGACAACCGCCCGGATTCCGCGGATTCCCGATTCCACCCGGATGCGCCTTTGAAGGGATTCATCGCGCGCAAAGACATCGTGGGCACCGCTTCGGTGATCGCTTGGCCGCTCAATCGGATCCGGGTGCTGGGAACCGACAAAGCCGACTACTGA
- a CDS encoding ABC transporter substrate-binding protein, producing the protein MERRQFMAFGLAAVAAVSLAACDTAQPSGGASSGGKAYIAIVSKGFQHQFWQSVKQGAEKAAAEFDVDISFEGPDKETNVQQQMDQLGNAMAKNPQALALAALDSKAAEGVLQDAKNRKIPVIAFDSGVDSSIPVATASTDNKAAAAEAATNLARLIGNSGKIAIIGHSQTATSGTDRRDGFVDWLKANAPGISIADIQYADGDQLKSTDAAKNILSANPDLKGMYGTNEGAAIGVVNAVQELSLSGKITVVGFDSGKAQIDAIRSGLMAGAVTQNPVGIGYETVKAAVAAIKGETVQKVIDTGFYWYDKTNIDDPKIAANLYQ; encoded by the coding sequence ATGGAAAGACGACAATTCATGGCCTTCGGTTTGGCCGCCGTCGCCGCAGTGTCCCTGGCCGCCTGCGATACCGCGCAGCCCAGTGGCGGCGCATCGTCCGGGGGCAAGGCCTATATCGCGATCGTCTCGAAGGGCTTCCAGCACCAATTCTGGCAGTCGGTCAAGCAGGGGGCGGAAAAGGCCGCCGCCGAGTTCGACGTGGACATCTCGTTCGAGGGTCCGGACAAAGAGACCAACGTCCAGCAACAGATGGACCAACTGGGCAATGCGATGGCGAAGAACCCGCAGGCGTTGGCACTGGCGGCGTTGGACAGCAAGGCCGCCGAGGGCGTGCTGCAGGATGCCAAAAACCGCAAGATTCCGGTGATCGCCTTCGACTCGGGCGTGGATTCGAGCATCCCGGTGGCCACCGCGTCCACGGACAACAAGGCAGCGGCCGCGGAGGCAGCCACGAACCTGGCCCGGCTGATCGGCAACTCGGGCAAGATCGCGATCATCGGGCACTCGCAGACCGCGACCTCGGGCACCGACCGGCGGGATGGATTCGTCGACTGGCTCAAGGCCAACGCGCCGGGGATCAGCATTGCGGACATCCAGTACGCCGACGGCGACCAGCTCAAATCCACGGATGCCGCGAAGAACATCCTGTCCGCGAATCCGGACCTCAAAGGGATGTACGGGACGAATGAAGGCGCCGCGATCGGGGTGGTCAACGCGGTGCAGGAACTCAGCCTTTCCGGAAAAATCACCGTGGTGGGCTTCGACTCCGGCAAAGCGCAGATCGACGCGATCAGGTCCGGATTGATGGCCGGCGCGGTGACCCAGAACCCGGTGGGCATCGGTTATGAGACGGTCAAGGCCGCGGTGGCGGCGATCAAGGGCGAAACCGTGCAAAAGGTGATCGACACCGGATTCTACTGGTACGACAAAACGAACATCGACGACCCCAAGATCGCCGCGAACCTTTACCAGTAG
- a CDS encoding alpha-L-fucosidase, with protein sequence MIEHAPWFTEARFGMFVHWGLYALPARHEWVMTREQTSTEEYQKYQRHFDPDLYDPREWAQAAKRAGMKYVVLTTKHHEGFCLWDSALTDYQAAKTPAGRDLLAEYVDAVRAAGLKVGFYHSLIDWHHLDFPIDGHHPLRNHLDAAALNASREISRYRDYLHGQVRELLSNYGRIDYLFFDFSYGLASYPEGHPDHVWGGKGSDAWGSTELLALVRELQPEIVVNDRLEIPGDFVTPEQYQPAGPMVDDEGRPLVWEACQTLNGSWGYDRDNDDYKSVPMLIRMLVDGVAKGGNMLLNVGPTGRGNLDPRAIGSLQGIGDWMALHARSIYGAGPSEFRPPADARYTQRGDRLYLHLFAWPFEHVHLPGLDGKVDYAQLLHDASEVAMHGVVEGIGAQNTMPGSQPAGTLTLRLPVKQPGVAVPVIEIFLKEGQ encoded by the coding sequence ATGATCGAGCACGCCCCTTGGTTCACCGAAGCACGGTTCGGCATGTTCGTGCACTGGGGGCTGTACGCGCTGCCGGCCCGGCATGAATGGGTGATGACCCGGGAACAGACGTCAACCGAGGAGTACCAAAAGTACCAGCGCCACTTCGACCCGGACCTTTACGACCCGCGTGAATGGGCGCAGGCCGCCAAGCGGGCCGGAATGAAATACGTGGTGCTGACCACCAAGCACCACGAAGGGTTCTGCCTCTGGGACTCGGCCCTGACCGACTACCAGGCGGCCAAGACGCCGGCCGGCCGGGACCTGCTGGCCGAATACGTCGACGCGGTTCGGGCCGCCGGACTGAAGGTCGGTTTCTACCATTCGCTGATCGACTGGCATCACCTGGACTTCCCGATCGACGGGCATCACCCGTTGCGCAACCACCTGGATGCCGCTGCGCTCAACGCCTCCCGGGAAATCAGCCGCTACCGGGACTATTTGCACGGCCAAGTCCGGGAATTGCTGAGCAACTACGGTCGGATCGACTATCTGTTCTTCGACTTCTCCTACGGTTTGGCCTCCTACCCCGAGGGGCACCCGGACCATGTCTGGGGCGGCAAGGGCAGCGACGCTTGGGGATCGACGGAGCTCCTGGCTCTGGTCCGCGAGCTCCAGCCGGAGATCGTGGTCAATGACCGGCTGGAAATCCCGGGAGACTTCGTGACCCCGGAACAGTACCAGCCGGCTGGCCCGATGGTCGACGACGAGGGCCGGCCTCTGGTCTGGGAAGCCTGCCAGACGCTCAATGGGAGCTGGGGCTACGACCGGGACAACGACGACTACAAGAGCGTGCCGATGCTGATCCGGATGCTCGTCGACGGAGTGGCCAAAGGCGGGAACATGCTGCTCAATGTCGGTCCGACCGGGCGAGGCAATCTGGATCCTCGGGCGATCGGCTCGTTGCAGGGCATCGGGGACTGGATGGCTTTGCACGCCCGCTCGATCTACGGAGCGGGCCCGTCGGAATTCCGCCCGCCGGCAGACGCCCGGTACACCCAGCGCGGGGACCGGCTGTACCTGCACTTGTTCGCCTGGCCCTTCGAACATGTGCACCTTCCGGGGCTGGACGGCAAAGTCGACTATGCGCAACTGCTCCACGACGCCTCCGAGGTCGCGATGCACGGCGTGGTCGAAGGAATCGGTGCGCAGAACACCATGCCGGGTTCGCAACCGGCCGGCACCCTGACCCTTCGGTTGCCGGTGAAGCAGCCGGGCGTGGCGGTTCCGGTGATTGAGATTTTCCTCAAGGAGGGCCAGTGA
- a CDS encoding SDR family NAD(P)-dependent oxidoreductase yields the protein MSTVTIDPASAGNAPGEMQGLVAAVSGGASGIGAAIAARLQSLGAQVVVLDLRAADLPEGQFGVRCDVSDDASVRAAVAAVTERFGRLDILANNAGIGAQGTVEDNPDDEWHRVWDINVLGMVRLSRAALPWLRKSPSAAIVNTCSIAATAGLPQRALYSASKGAVLSLTLAMAADHLREGIRVNCVNPGTADTPWIGNLLSKADDPEAERAALNARQPSGRLVTAEEVAGAVAYLASPRSGSTSGTSLAVDGGMQGLRLRPAGS from the coding sequence ATGAGTACCGTAACCATCGATCCGGCCAGCGCTGGAAATGCACCCGGCGAAATGCAGGGATTGGTAGCCGCTGTCAGCGGCGGCGCTTCCGGAATTGGCGCCGCGATTGCCGCCCGCCTGCAATCCCTGGGTGCGCAGGTCGTAGTGCTGGATTTGCGCGCCGCCGACCTGCCGGAAGGCCAGTTCGGCGTGCGCTGCGACGTCTCCGACGATGCTTCGGTCCGGGCCGCGGTCGCCGCAGTCACCGAACGCTTCGGCCGGCTGGATATTCTGGCCAACAATGCCGGCATCGGCGCCCAGGGCACGGTCGAAGACAACCCCGACGACGAATGGCACCGGGTCTGGGACATCAACGTGCTCGGCATGGTCCGGCTCAGCCGCGCCGCGCTGCCCTGGCTGCGGAAGTCGCCGTCGGCCGCGATCGTGAACACCTGCTCCATCGCAGCCACCGCTGGATTGCCGCAGCGGGCGCTCTACAGCGCGTCCAAGGGCGCCGTGCTGTCGCTGACCCTGGCCATGGCCGCGGACCATCTGCGTGAAGGCATCCGAGTCAACTGCGTCAATCCGGGCACCGCGGACACGCCGTGGATCGGGAACCTGCTCAGCAAAGCCGACGACCCGGAGGCCGAGCGGGCCGCGTTGAACGCCCGGCAACCCTCCGGCAGGCTGGTCACCGCGGAAGAGGTCGCTGGAGCCGTCGCTTACCTGGCCAGCCCGCGCTCCGGCTCAACCAGCGGAACCTCACTCGCCGTCGACGGCGGCATGCAGGGGCTGCGCTTACGGCCGGCGGGTTCCTGA
- a CDS encoding ABC transporter permease produces MTLLQQNRAADAVREVKRSARAAKLRASLQQLLAFASLLALVIFFAVASDKFYQSANLSNILLSTVVTGILALGTTFVIITGGIDLSIGTGMTLCAVMTAVFMTNLGLPMILGVLGGILFGALIGCVNGLFVALLKIPPFIATLAMMMVAAGLALVISGTKPIYTSGVEGFQTIFALGKSIPGLIIPNAVFILFAAAIVAGLLLGKTVLGRYTYSIGSNEEATRLSGVNVTKWKIIIYTVAGCFTGLAGVVAAARLNSAQPAGGMGLELQAIAAVVIGGTSLQGGKGSILGTVIGALIMSVLTNGLSIMSIPQEWQNVAVGVVILLAVYLDILRRKQTGRAT; encoded by the coding sequence ATGACGCTTTTGCAACAGAACCGCGCGGCCGATGCGGTGCGCGAGGTCAAGCGCAGTGCCCGGGCGGCCAAGTTGCGGGCCAGCCTCCAGCAGCTTCTGGCGTTCGCCAGCCTGTTGGCCTTGGTGATCTTTTTCGCCGTGGCCAGCGACAAGTTCTACCAGTCGGCGAACTTGTCCAACATCCTGCTCTCCACCGTGGTGACCGGAATCCTGGCTTTGGGCACCACCTTCGTGATCATCACCGGCGGCATCGACTTGTCCATCGGCACCGGGATGACCTTGTGCGCCGTGATGACCGCGGTCTTCATGACGAACCTGGGCCTGCCGATGATCCTGGGCGTTCTGGGCGGGATCCTCTTCGGCGCCCTGATCGGCTGCGTGAACGGGTTGTTCGTCGCGCTGCTGAAGATCCCGCCGTTCATCGCCACGTTGGCGATGATGATGGTGGCCGCCGGCCTGGCTTTGGTGATTTCCGGGACCAAACCGATTTACACCAGCGGAGTCGAGGGGTTCCAAACGATCTTCGCGTTGGGCAAATCGATTCCGGGGCTGATCATCCCGAATGCGGTGTTCATCCTGTTCGCAGCCGCGATCGTGGCCGGCCTGCTGCTGGGCAAGACGGTCCTGGGCCGTTACACCTACTCGATCGGCAGCAACGAGGAAGCAACCCGGCTCTCCGGAGTGAACGTCACCAAATGGAAGATCATCATCTATACCGTGGCCGGTTGCTTCACCGGCCTGGCCGGGGTGGTTGCCGCCGCCCGGTTGAACTCGGCACAGCCCGCCGGAGGCATGGGCTTGGAACTGCAGGCGATTGCCGCCGTCGTGATCGGGGGCACGTCACTGCAAGGCGGCAAGGGCTCGATCCTGGGCACCGTGATCGGCGCGCTGATCATGTCGGTGCTCACCAACGGCTTGAGCATCATGTCGATTCCGCAGGAATGGCAGAACGTCGCGGTGGGGGTCGTGATTCTGCTTGCCGTCTACTTGGACATCCTGCGCCGGAAACAAACCGGCAGGGCCACTTGA
- a CDS encoding aldo/keto reductase, with amino-acid sequence MRPGGTVDLAAARWGTLGFGAAGIGNLYRAMDDAVAAATVEAAWQGGVRYFDTAPHYGLGLSELRLGAALAGKPREAFLLSSKVGRLLVPHPAPTPDDLADGFDVPGDLARQWDPTESGVRRSIEGSLQRLGVDRIDIAYLHDPDEYDLEAGITEALPALARLRDEGVVRAIGVGTNSAEAAAECVRRGDLDLVMLAGRYTLLEQPALTELLPLCLERGVGVVNVGVYNSGLLARNTVPDDAHYNYAQAPPEVVARARQIAAVCNEFDVALPAAALAFSLRHPAVQAVVVGASSPEQMQQNLDRAADAIPEELWSALAERGLIPG; translated from the coding sequence GTGAGGCCGGGCGGAACCGTGGACCTCGCGGCTGCCCGCTGGGGCACCTTGGGTTTCGGCGCGGCCGGAATCGGGAATCTCTACCGGGCGATGGACGACGCCGTCGCCGCGGCGACGGTGGAGGCCGCCTGGCAGGGCGGAGTGCGGTATTTCGACACCGCGCCGCACTACGGACTCGGGCTTTCGGAACTGAGGCTGGGCGCAGCCTTGGCCGGGAAGCCGCGCGAGGCGTTCCTGCTGTCGAGCAAAGTGGGGCGGCTCCTGGTGCCCCATCCCGCACCGACCCCGGATGATCTGGCGGATGGGTTCGATGTCCCCGGAGATCTGGCCCGGCAGTGGGACCCGACCGAGTCCGGGGTGCGGCGAAGCATCGAGGGGTCATTGCAGCGATTGGGTGTGGACCGGATCGACATCGCCTACCTGCACGACCCGGACGAATACGACCTCGAAGCCGGGATCACCGAAGCTTTGCCGGCATTGGCCAGGCTCCGCGACGAGGGCGTGGTGCGGGCGATCGGGGTGGGCACCAACTCGGCCGAGGCCGCTGCCGAATGCGTCCGCCGCGGGGATCTGGACCTGGTCATGCTGGCCGGCCGCTACACCCTGTTGGAGCAGCCAGCGCTCACCGAGCTATTGCCGCTCTGCCTGGAGCGCGGCGTCGGAGTGGTCAACGTCGGAGTGTACAACTCGGGCCTGCTGGCCCGGAACACGGTACCCGATGATGCGCATTACAACTACGCCCAGGCACCGCCGGAAGTGGTCGCAAGGGCCCGGCAGATCGCCGCGGTCTGCAACGAGTTCGACGTCGCCCTGCCGGCGGCCGCGCTCGCCTTCAGCCTGCGGCACCCGGCGGTGCAGGCCGTCGTCGTCGGCGCTTCGAGTCCGGAGCAGATGCAGCAGAACCTGGACCGGGCCGCGGACGCGATCCCGGAGGAACTGTGGTCGGCTTTGGCCGAACGCGGGCTGATTCCCGGGTAG
- a CDS encoding fumarylacetoacetate hydrolase family protein, which translates to MKLLRIGPPGDESWAVLAPDRSGAERLWAASTVLADGEPAFTPAALARIRAALADGTLPQSASDPAAVRLGSPIPRPGSIVCVGMNYVAHAAESGARPPQIPVLFLKPANTAAGPFDAAPIPPLAQKYDWEVELGVVIGSPLSYAASTDEAMAAVAGYLVANDLSEREYQIPGEAGQWTKGKSLPASTPLGPWFVPADELDVGNLRLRSWVNGEPRQDSNTADMIFDVPTLVHHASQYMSLEPGDVVLTGTPEGVALSGRFPYLQTGDVVEMEIEGLGRMRQEFYRAGSPRTSSEA; encoded by the coding sequence ATGAAACTTCTGCGGATTGGTCCCCCCGGCGACGAGTCTTGGGCGGTGCTGGCCCCGGACCGCTCCGGCGCCGAACGGCTCTGGGCGGCGAGCACGGTTCTGGCCGACGGCGAACCAGCCTTCACGCCTGCGGCCCTGGCCCGGATCCGGGCCGCCCTGGCCGACGGAACCCTGCCGCAATCGGCTTCGGACCCCGCTGCGGTCCGGCTCGGCAGTCCGATCCCCCGGCCGGGCAGCATCGTCTGCGTCGGCATGAACTACGTGGCGCACGCTGCCGAATCCGGAGCCCGGCCGCCGCAGATCCCCGTGCTTTTCCTCAAGCCGGCGAATACTGCGGCCGGTCCTTTCGATGCCGCACCGATCCCGCCTCTGGCGCAGAAGTACGACTGGGAGGTGGAACTGGGCGTGGTGATCGGTTCGCCGCTCAGCTATGCCGCCTCGACCGACGAGGCGATGGCCGCCGTCGCCGGGTACTTGGTGGCCAATGACCTTTCCGAACGGGAGTACCAGATCCCCGGCGAAGCCGGTCAGTGGACCAAAGGGAAATCCCTGCCGGCCTCGACCCCGCTGGGCCCATGGTTCGTCCCGGCGGATGAGCTCGACGTCGGCAATCTGCGCCTGCGCAGTTGGGTCAACGGCGAGCCGAGGCAGGATTCCAACACTGCGGACATGATTTTCGACGTGCCCACCCTGGTGCACCACGCGAGCCAGTACATGTCGCTGGAACCCGGCGATGTGGTCTTGACCGGCACGCCGGAAGGCGTGGCCCTCTCCGGGCGTTTCCCGTACCTGCAAACCGGCGATGTGGTGGAAATGGAAATCGAAGGTCTCGGCCGGATGCGGCAGGAGTTCTACCGGGCCGGATCGCCACGGACGTCGTCGGAAGCCTAG
- a CDS encoding FadR/GntR family transcriptional regulator codes for MALTDEAMNKIKDMILAGELSAGDRLPPEKELSEKLGLSRSSLREAVKALEIVRVLDVRRGDGTYVTSLEPQLLNEAISFVVDLHRDSTVLEIFAVRRMLEPAAAGLAAGNMTAEGIAELRANIASVTAGETSVEDLVEHDLKFHQLVNRASGNNYLMSLLESMSSSTIRARIWRGLTQEGAAARTLSEHASIADALERGDAELAKALVTAHISGVETWLRKAIEEPQA; via the coding sequence ATGGCCCTGACCGATGAAGCGATGAACAAAATCAAAGACATGATCCTGGCCGGCGAGCTCTCCGCCGGGGACCGCCTGCCGCCGGAGAAGGAGCTGAGCGAAAAACTGGGCCTTTCCCGCAGCTCACTCCGGGAAGCAGTCAAGGCACTGGAGATCGTCCGGGTTCTGGACGTGCGGAGAGGCGACGGGACTTACGTCACCAGCTTGGAACCGCAACTGCTCAACGAGGCGATTTCCTTCGTGGTCGACCTGCACCGGGACAGCACCGTCTTGGAGATCTTCGCGGTGCGCAGGATGCTCGAGCCGGCCGCCGCCGGTCTGGCCGCCGGGAACATGACCGCGGAGGGCATTGCCGAGCTCCGGGCGAATATCGCCTCGGTGACGGCCGGCGAAACCTCGGTCGAAGACCTGGTGGAGCACGATCTGAAATTCCACCAGCTGGTCAACCGGGCCAGCGGCAACAACTATCTGATGAGCTTGTTGGAGAGCATGTCCAGCAGCACCATCCGGGCCAGGATCTGGCGCGGCTTGACCCAGGAAGGTGCGGCCGCCCGCACGCTCAGCGAACACGCCTCCATCGCCGACGCTCTGGAGCGCGGCGACGCCGAACTCGCCAAAGCACTGGTCACCGCGCACATCAGCGGCGTCGAGACCTGGCTGCGCAAGGCCATCGAAGAACCGCAAGCCTGA
- a CDS encoding sugar ABC transporter ATP-binding protein: MTEKLLRISGVSKSFPGVRALSKMHLDLNGGEVLALVGENGAGKSTLMKLLSGIYTPDEGGFEISGRAELISDTKRAKELGIGIIHQEFNLMPDLTVAQNIFIGTEPRRAGLFLSERALNRQAQELFDRIKIDLDPRQPVRELTVAKQQMVEIAKALAGESKILIMDEPTAALNDAEVAVLHGLIRDFVQPGTGVIYISHRMEELKAISDRITVIRDGEYIDTLNTAQTSVPEVIALMVGRQIAVEQRPQTTPVAAETVLKVSGLCTRARGSAGQGSKNFLQDVDFELHRGEILGFAGLMGAGRTEVARAIVGADKMAAGTIELHGRPVSIANPAAAAALGIGYLSEDRKHLGLMLERDVKDNIVLSSLKKFSRAGFLGNGGMKQASESYVQKLRIKTPSIDQAVKNLSGGNQQKVVIAKWLVRDCEILIFDEPTRGIDVGAKEEIYALLNQLAADGKSIIMISSELPEVLRLSHRIAVMAEGRIAGFLDNEQANQENIMELATRTLEPQGSAKGTR; the protein is encoded by the coding sequence ATGACTGAGAAGCTGCTGCGGATCAGCGGGGTCAGCAAGAGCTTCCCGGGCGTCCGGGCGTTGTCCAAGATGCATTTGGACCTCAACGGCGGCGAGGTATTGGCCCTGGTCGGCGAAAACGGCGCGGGCAAGTCGACCCTGATGAAGCTGCTCTCCGGAATCTACACTCCGGACGAAGGCGGCTTCGAGATCTCCGGCCGTGCCGAGCTGATTTCGGATACCAAACGGGCGAAGGAACTGGGCATCGGGATCATCCACCAGGAATTCAATCTGATGCCGGATCTGACCGTGGCACAGAACATCTTCATCGGAACCGAGCCCCGGCGGGCCGGCTTGTTCCTGAGCGAACGGGCCTTGAACCGACAGGCCCAGGAGCTGTTCGACCGGATCAAGATCGACCTGGATCCGCGCCAACCGGTGCGCGAGCTCACGGTTGCCAAGCAGCAGATGGTGGAAATCGCCAAGGCGCTGGCCGGGGAATCCAAAATCCTGATCATGGACGAGCCCACGGCGGCGCTCAACGATGCCGAGGTGGCAGTCCTGCACGGACTGATCCGCGACTTCGTGCAGCCGGGAACCGGAGTGATCTACATTTCGCACCGGATGGAGGAGCTCAAAGCGATTTCCGACCGGATCACGGTGATCCGGGACGGCGAATACATCGACACCCTGAACACCGCGCAGACCTCCGTGCCCGAGGTGATCGCCCTGATGGTCGGGCGGCAGATCGCGGTCGAGCAGCGGCCGCAGACGACGCCGGTCGCTGCGGAGACGGTGCTGAAAGTCTCCGGGCTGTGCACCCGGGCCCGGGGCAGCGCCGGCCAAGGCTCGAAGAACTTTCTGCAGGATGTGGACTTCGAACTGCACCGGGGCGAAATCCTGGGTTTCGCGGGCCTGATGGGGGCCGGGCGCACGGAGGTGGCCCGGGCCATCGTGGGCGCGGACAAAATGGCTGCCGGGACCATCGAGCTGCACGGCCGTCCGGTGAGCATCGCGAATCCGGCCGCCGCCGCCGCTCTGGGCATTGGGTACCTTTCCGAAGACCGCAAGCATTTGGGCCTGATGCTCGAGCGTGATGTCAAAGACAACATCGTGCTCAGCTCGCTCAAGAAATTCAGCCGTGCCGGCTTCCTGGGCAATGGGGGCATGAAGCAGGCGAGCGAGTCGTATGTGCAGAAGCTGCGGATCAAAACGCCGTCCATCGACCAGGCGGTGAAGAACCTCTCCGGCGGCAACCAGCAGAAGGTCGTGATCGCCAAATGGCTGGTCCGGGATTGCGAGATCCTGATCTTCGACGAACCCACCCGGGGCATCGACGTGGGCGCCAAAGAGGAGATCTATGCGCTGCTCAACCAACTCGCCGCGGACGGCAAGTCGATCATCATGATTTCGTCCGAACTGCCGGAGGTTTTGCGGCTGAGCCATCGGATCGCAGTCATGGCCGAGGGGCGGATCGCGGGATTTTTGGACAATGAACAGGCGAACCAGGAAAACATCATGGAGTTGGCCACACGGACACTCGAGCCGCAGGGTTCGGCGAAGGGAACACGATGA